A window from Ramlibacter pinisoli encodes these proteins:
- a CDS encoding 2Fe-2S iron-sulfur cluster-binding protein has translation MAGDDEDDESSTRAWQVRLGPDGPAFEARADRPLLQSAEAAGWPLPSSCRNGTCRTCIQRLRSGRVHYAIAWPGVLAEERREGWILPCVAHPRSDLVLDDPLAQSLPVT, from the coding sequence ATGGCCGGCGACGACGAGGACGACGAGAGCAGCACCCGCGCGTGGCAGGTGCGACTGGGGCCGGACGGGCCCGCGTTCGAGGCGCGGGCCGACCGCCCGCTGCTGCAGTCGGCCGAAGCCGCCGGCTGGCCGCTGCCCAGTTCGTGCCGCAACGGCACCTGCCGCACCTGCATCCAGCGGTTGCGGTCGGGACGGGTCCACTACGCCATCGCCTGGCCCGGGGTGCTGGCCGAGGAACGGCGCGAAGGCTGGATCCTGCCGTGCGTGGCGCATCCGCGCAGCGACCTGGTGCTCGACGACCCCTTGGCTCAATCGTTGCCGGTGACGTAG
- a CDS encoding c-type cytochrome — protein sequence MNPIRLLLATAALLFAAHAASAAPFEDTMAQRTLACTVCHGLQGRAGPDGYYPRIAGKPEGYLFNQLLNFRDGRRHYGAMTRLLDPLSDAYLQQIARHFASLEVPYPPPTAPRVPAELLERGRRIALEGVPASQVPACAACHGAALTGVQPNTPGLLGLPADYLQAQLGAWRTGQRRAHAPDCMAQVARALSPEDLNAAVTWLASQPAPAQPKAVDRLPQPPAIACGSAALPAGRQQP from the coding sequence GTGAACCCGATCCGCCTCCTCCTTGCCACTGCCGCGCTGCTGTTCGCGGCCCACGCCGCCAGCGCCGCGCCGTTCGAGGACACCATGGCCCAGCGCACGCTGGCCTGTACCGTCTGCCACGGCCTGCAGGGGCGCGCCGGACCCGACGGCTACTACCCGCGCATCGCGGGCAAGCCCGAGGGCTATCTCTTCAACCAGCTGCTCAACTTCCGCGATGGCCGCCGCCACTACGGCGCGATGACGCGGCTGCTCGACCCGCTGTCCGACGCCTACCTGCAGCAGATCGCGCGCCACTTCGCCTCGCTCGAGGTGCCGTATCCGCCGCCCACGGCCCCGCGCGTGCCCGCCGAACTGCTCGAACGCGGGCGCCGCATCGCGCTGGAGGGCGTCCCTGCCAGCCAGGTGCCGGCCTGCGCGGCCTGCCACGGTGCGGCGCTCACCGGCGTGCAGCCGAACACGCCCGGCCTGCTCGGCCTGCCGGCCGACTACCTGCAGGCGCAACTGGGCGCCTGGCGCACCGGCCAGCGGCGCGCCCACGCGCCGGACTGCATGGCGCAGGTCGCGCGCGCGCTCTCGCCCGAGGACCTGAATGCGGCCGTCACCTGGCTGGCATCGCAGCCGGCGCCTGCGCAGCCGAAGGCCGTGGACCGCCTGCCCCAGCCGCCCGCCATCGCATGCGGCAGCGCCGCCCTGCCGGCCGGGAGGCAGCAGCCATGA
- a CDS encoding DUF808 domain-containing protein: MASSFFALLDDIATVLDDVSLLTKVAAKKTAGVLGDDLALNAQQVSGVHADRELPVVWAVAKGSLRNKLVLVPAALAISVVAPWAVLPLLMLGGAYLCFEGAEKLAHRFLHHGEDAQRKAALEQGLADPAVDVLALEKDKVRGAVRTDFILSAEIIVIALGTVAQEPLTTQLAVLAGIGLLMTIGVYGLVAGIVKLDDLGLWLTRRPAAAARAAGAGLLRLAPWLMKGLSLAGTAAMFLVGGSILAHGVPGLEHALEAWTDGAGPMRAAVLPLLAHAVVGLLAGALVLAGVEGARRLRGRRVPA; encoded by the coding sequence ATGGCCTCCAGCTTCTTCGCTCTCCTGGACGACATCGCGACCGTGCTGGACGACGTGTCGCTGCTCACCAAGGTGGCCGCCAAGAAGACCGCGGGGGTCCTGGGCGACGACCTTGCGCTCAACGCGCAGCAGGTCAGCGGCGTCCACGCCGACCGGGAGCTGCCGGTCGTGTGGGCGGTCGCCAAGGGCTCGCTGCGCAACAAGCTGGTGCTGGTGCCGGCCGCCCTTGCCATCAGCGTGGTCGCGCCCTGGGCCGTGCTGCCGCTGCTGATGCTGGGCGGCGCGTACCTCTGTTTCGAGGGCGCCGAGAAGCTCGCGCACCGGTTCCTACACCACGGCGAGGACGCGCAGCGCAAGGCGGCGCTGGAGCAGGGGCTGGCCGATCCCGCCGTCGACGTCCTCGCGCTGGAGAAGGACAAGGTGCGCGGCGCCGTGCGCACCGACTTCATCCTGTCGGCCGAGATCATCGTCATCGCGCTCGGCACGGTGGCGCAGGAGCCGCTGACGACGCAGCTGGCCGTCCTGGCCGGCATCGGCCTGCTCATGACCATCGGCGTCTACGGCCTGGTGGCCGGCATCGTGAAACTCGACGACCTCGGGCTCTGGCTCACGCGCCGGCCCGCGGCGGCGGCGCGGGCCGCCGGCGCCGGTCTGCTGCGGCTGGCGCCCTGGTTGATGAAGGGGCTGTCGCTGGCCGGCACGGCGGCGATGTTCCTGGTCGGCGGCAGCATCCTCGCGCACGGTGTGCCGGGCCTGGAGCACGCGCTGGAGGCCTGGACCGACGGCGCCGGGCCGATGCGGGCCGCCGTGCTGCCGCTGCTCGCGCACGCGGTCGTCGGGCTGCTGGCCGGGGCGCTGGTGCTGGCCGGGGTGGAGGGCGCGCGCCGCCTGCGCGGCCGGCGCGTGCCGGCCTGA